A window of the Gossypium hirsutum isolate 1008001.06 chromosome A03, Gossypium_hirsutum_v2.1, whole genome shotgun sequence genome harbors these coding sequences:
- the LOC107886871 gene encoding transcription factor SRM1, producing the protein MTLEEAVNSSEWSREQDKAFENALATYPEDSLDRWEKIAADVPGKNLKEIKEHYELLEDDVNRIVSGCVPLPPYNSFEGSTGHAGDEGTGKKGSGHLSHCNNDSNHGSKNSRSDQERRKGIAWTEDEHRLFLLGLEKYGKGDWRSISRNFVVTRTPTQVASHAQKYFIRLNSMNKDRRRSSIHDITSVGNGDIASQGPITGQSNGAAAGGSSAKSAKQTSQHPASPPGIGMYGAPTIGQPIGGPLVSAVGRPVNLPASAHMGYGVTVPGAPMNMGPATYPMPHSTAHSHR; encoded by the exons ATGACTCTGGAGGAAGCAGTCAACAGCTCCGAGTGGAGCAGGGAGCAAGATAAGGCATTTGAGAATGCCCTTGCAACTTATCCAGAGGACTCTTTGGATCGGTGGGAGAAAATTGCAGCTGATGTACCTgggaaaaatttgaaagagatTAAAGAACACTATGAGCTTCTAGAGGATGATGTTAACCGGATTGTATCAGGTTGTGTGCCTCTCCCACCGTATAATTCTTTTGAGGGTTCAACTGGCCATGCCGGTGATGAAGGAACTGGTAAGAAGGGAAGCGGCCATTTAAGTCATTGTAACAATGATTCAAATCACGGGAGTAAGAACTCAAGGTCGGATCAGGAACGTCGTAAGGGGATTGCTTGGACAGAGGATGAACACAG GTTATTTCTTCTTGGTTTGGAAAAATACGGGAAAGGTGACTGGCGAAGCATATCTAGGAACTTCGTGGTCACAAGAACGCCAACACAAGTGGCAAGTCATGCTCAAAAATATTTCATTCGATTGAACTCCATGAACAAAGACAGGAGGCGATCTAGCATCCATGATATTACCAGTGTTGGCAATGGAGACATAGCATCCCAAGGACCAATAACTGGTCAATCAAATGGTGCTGCAGCTGGAGGTTCCTCTGCAAAATCAGCCAAACAGACCTCTCAACATCCCGCGTCACCGCCTGGCATTGGCATGTATGGTGCTCCAACTATAGGGCAACCAATAGGAGGTCCCCTTGTCTCTGCAGTTGGAAGGCCAGTGAATCTTCCTGCCTCAGCACATATGGGTTATGGAGTCACAGTTCCTGGTGCACCGATGAACATGGGTCCTGCAACATACCCAATGCCACATTCAACTGCTCATAGTCATAGGTAA